The following are encoded in a window of Ogataea parapolymorpha DL-1 chromosome VII, whole genome shotgun sequence genomic DNA:
- a CDS encoding Pre-mRNA-processing-splicing factor 8, which translates to MPPKPPPKPPKRTDEKSSEQKKAAHPPPPTGPPPGLSRGASGAPPAKKPKNGTQVPPPPPGLKTTRTLPPPPPGAPGGIKASKKESREKELETRARSWLQLQKRRYRESNLKSHGVVQTRKIEMPKEHLRKILNDQGDLSSKKFSQEKRSILGSLKYMPHAVLKLLENMPQPWEAVKEVRVIYHQSGAITFVDEIPRVIEPVYIAQWATMWLQMRREKKDRRHFKRIKFPVFDDEEPPINFSENIEDLEPLDAIQMELQDVEDLPVADWIYDEKPLVDDRSRMNGPSYRAWRLDLDIMATLYRLSTPLVDDIFDPNFHYLFDNESFFTAKALNVALPGGPKFEPLQKDIDPEHEDFNEFNSLDRIIFRNPIKSEYRVAFPHLYNSSVRGVQLAWYHHNSVVFSRKEDPELPAFQFQANYNPVTPKKEVIDDTDFEEDREFEIDVQPFMEDQSLEPENTYEAIELLWAPYPFNKRSGRTVRAEDVALVKSWYLQHAPRDLPVKVRVSYQRLLKTHVANELHKTVPSTQGKAKLLKELKNTKFFHQTTIDWVEAGLQVCRQGYNMLNLMIHRRGLTYLHLDYNFNLKPTKTLTTKERKKSRFGNAFHLIREILRVVKLIVDAHVQYRLGNVDAFQLADGIYYALNHLGQLTGIYRYKYKVMHQIRACKDLKHVVYYRFNAVIGKGPGCGFWQPAWRVWIFFMRGIVPLLERWLGNLLARQFEGRQSKEVAKTITKQRVDSYYDLELRAAVLHDILDMIPEGIKQNKSKAILQHLSEAWRCWKANIPWNVPGMPEPIKKIIERYVKAKADGWISVAHYNRQRIKAGAAVDKAVAKKNLGRLTRLWVKNEQERQQNFQKEGPYVTPQEGVSIYMTMVHWLESRKFIPIPFPPVNYKHDTKILVLALENLKETYNAKGRLNSQEREELALIEQAYDNPHEFLANIKKTILTQRNFKEVTLEMMDYYSHIVPVYDVEPLEKIVDAYLDQYLWYEADKRGLFPNWVKPSDNEIPPLLVYKWCQGIANLQNVWDVSEGQCNVLLQTNLNKLAEKVDFTLLNQLLRLIVDSSIADYLTAKNNVGITFKDMNHVNQYGLIRGLQFSSFIFQYYGLVVDLLLLGLERASEIAGPPQRPNDFLEFTDIQTQCKSPIRIYSRYVDKVHIFFRFSQSEADELIQEFLAENPDPNFEHIVGYNNRRCWPRDSRMKLMRHDVHLGRAVFWEMQGRVPDSIVSIDWEDTLASVYSKDNANILFTMCGFDVRIIPKERMLEDTSSKEGVWDLYDENSKESVAKAYLQVSQESVEEFNNRVRQILMTSGSATFTKVASKWNTTLLSMFAYFREAVISTEPLLNAIVKNETRIQTRIKLGLNSKMPSRFPPAVFYTPKELGGLGMLSASHILIPASDLRWSKQTDTGITHFRSGLTHDDDRLIPTIYRYITTWENEFLDSQRVWSEFAIKRAEAEQQRRRLTYEDLEENWDRGIPRISTLFQKDRQTLAIDKGFRVRKEFKQFSVSRNNPFWWISDRHDGKLWNLNAYRSDVIQALGGIETILEHTLFKGTGFESWEGLFWEKASGFEDTLKFKKLTNAQRSGLSQIPNRRFTLWWSPTINRANVYVGFLVQLDLTGIFLHGKIPTLKISLIQIFRAHLWQKIHESIVVDLCQVLDSQLDELQIDSVEKMAIHPRKSYKMNSSTADILLTSSFQWPCSRPSLLFDTNDQMNAVKSDKFWLDVQLRYGDYDSHDISRYARAKFLDYTSDATSTYPSPTGLLIAVDLAYNMYDAYGNWFPELKPLIQNAMKTIMKMNPALYVLRERIRKGLQLYQAQPQEAFLSSSNYAELFNNENKLFVDDVNVYRVVTHSTFEGNTAVKCLNGALFILNPRTGQLFLKIIHSSAFQGQKRRTQLSKWKSAEEVAALVRSLPREEQPKQLIITRKGIQDPLEVHMLDFPNIQIRPSELHLPFGAALKIDKLLDIVNMAKEPQMVLFNIYDDWMKTCSSFTAFNRLVVIMRGLEINKERTKLILRPDSSIETKPHHLWPSLSDEQWRNVETQLADLILSDYASKYNVDINSLTDTEIRDIILGQDIRAPSAKQQSVADIEGTAEPASQLTAVKTETTNVHGEKITTVTTTNHEQAKFESRTDWRLRAISSGSLHLRAKKVFVSSGDFADTDSYAYVMPKNILSKFIKMGDVRTQVAAYMFGRSPADNSQVKEIISLVVVPQVGDNHRVELPSSLPSSPYLDGLEPLGWIHTVPAGKSSEGDDCMELLTHCKLSSQFNWNAMSSVINVAFTPGSVTLSSVSLTPEGYKWGQTHLDALGSMLVAPGYSEEFRKKTPLILTDKLKGYFLVPDIDTWNYSFIANAWTEDFEFDLKLDNPIPFYHELHRPLHFTLFDRTETALEAGQENVFA; encoded by the coding sequence ATGCCGCCTAAACCGCCACCGAAACCTCCAAAAAGGACGGACGAAAAGTCATCTGAACAAAAGAAGGCGGCACATCCCCCACCTCCCACTGGACCGCCGCCAGGGCTTTCGAGAGGGGCTTCAGGAGCGCCACCTGCCAAAAAGCCCAAGAATGGGACTCAGGTCCCTCCACCCCCTCCTGGCCTAAAAACTACGAGGACGCTacctcctccacctccaggTGCCCCAGGAGGTATAAAAGCCTCAAAGAAAGAGTCTCGGGAAAAGGAATTGGAGACCAGAGCCCGTAGCTGGTTACAACTGCAAAAACGTCGGTATAGGGAAAGTAACCTGAAATCGCACGGCGTTGTTCAGACGCGCAAAATTGAGATGCCCAAAGAGCATCTGCGAAAGATTCTGAACGACCAAGGAGATTTATCGTCAAAGAAGTTCTCTCAAGAAAAGAGATCCATACTTGGCTCTTTGAAATACATGCCTCATGCAGTTCTCAAGCTACTGGAAAACATGCCCCAGCCTTGGGAGGCAGTGAAGGAGGTGCGAGTCATATATCACCAGAGTGGAGCTATCACttttgtggacgagatccCGCGCGTGATTGAGCCTGTTTACATTGCACAATGGGCTACGATGTGGTTACAGATGCGTCGTGAAAAGAAAGACAGACGACATTTCAAGCGAATCAAGTTTCCTGTatttgacgacgaagagcCACCTATAAATTTTAGCGAGAATATCGAGGACCTGGAGCCGTTGGACGCTATACAGATGGAACTCCAGGATGTCGAGGATTTACCAGTTGCTGACTGGATTTATGACGAAAAACCATTGGTGGATGATAGATCGCGAATGAATGGGCCGTCCTACCGGGCCTGGAGACTAGATTTGGATATCATGGCCACTTTATACCGACTTTCGACGCCATTGGTGGACGATATTTTTGACCCGAATTTCCACTATTTATTCGACAACGAGTCTTTCTTCACAGCCAAGGCATTGAATGTGGCTCTTCCTGGAGGACCCAAATTCGAGCCGTTACAAAAAGATATTGACCCTGAACACGAAGATTTCAATGAGTTCAACAGTCTCGACAGAATCATCTTCCGAAACCCGATCAAGTCCGAGTATCGCGTCGCATTTCCCCATCTTTACAACTCTTCGGTCAGAGGTGTCCAGCTTGCTTGGTATCATCACAACAGCGTTGTATTCAGCCGCAAGGAGGATCCAGAACTGCCTGCTTTCCAATTTCAAGCTAATTACAACCCAGTGACTCCTAAGAAGGAAGTAATTGATGATactgattttgaagaggaCAGAGAGTTTGAAATTGACGTTCAGCCGTTCATGGAGGACCAGAGCCTAGAGCCCGAAAATACGTACGAGGCCATAGAGCTTTTGTGGGCACCGTATCCGTTCAACAAACGCAGCGGCCGCACAGTCCGAGCCGAAGACGTGGCGTTGGTCAAGAGCTGGTATTTGCAGCACGCACCACGAGATCTCCCGGTTAAGGTGCGTGTTTCGTATCAGAGGCTTCTGAAAACTCATGTGGCCAATGAATTGCACAAGACTGTGCCAAGTACGCAGGGAAAGGCCAAGTTGCTaaaagagctgaaaaataccaagtttttccaccagacCACCATCGACTGGGTTGAGGCAGGACTGCAGGTGTGTCGCCAGGGTTACAACATGCTCAATTTGATGATCCACCGTCGAGGACTTACCTATTTGCATTTGGACTACAACTTCAACCTCAAGCCTACCAAGACGCTGACCACCAAGGAGCGCAAAAAGTCACGTTTTGGTAACGCTTTCCATTTGATAAGAGAGATCCTAAGAGTTGTCAAGCTCATTGTCGATGCCCACGTACAATATAGACTTGGAAACGTGGATGCATTCCAGCTGGCTGACGGTATCTACTATGCACTGAACCATCTGGGCCAGCTGACGGGAATTTACAGATACAAATATAAGGTGATGCACCAGATCAGAGCGTGCAAGGACCTGAAACATGTGGTTTACTACCGGTTCAATGCTGTGATCGGCAAAGGCCCGGGATGCGGATTTTGGCAGCCGGCCTGGCGTGTTTGGATCTTTTTTATGCGCGGAATAGTTCCGCTTCTAGAGAGATGGTTGGGCAATCTACTTGCTCGTCAGTTTGAGGGCAGACAGAGCAAAGAGGTGGCCAAGACGATCACGAAGCAGCGCGTGGACTCCTACTACGACCTGGAGTTGCGTGCCGCCGTTTTGCATGACATTTTGGACATGATTCCAGAAGGAATCAAGCAAAATAAAAGCAAAGCGATCCTGCAGCATTTGAGCGAGGCCTGGAGATGCTGGAAAGCAAACATTCCGTGGAATGTTCCGGGAATGCCAGAGCCTATTAAGAAAATCATTGAGCGATACGTGAAAGCAAAGGCCGACGGCTGGATCTCTGTTGCTCATTACAACCGTCAACGAATCAAGGCTGGTGCTGCGGTGGACAAAGCCgttgccaaaaagaatCTGGGGAGACTGACAAGACTCTGGGTGAAGAATGAACAGGAAAGACAGcagaatttccagaagGAAGGGCCATACGTGACGCCTCAGGAAGGAGTCTCTATCTATATGACGATGGTCCATTGGCTTGAGAGCCGTAAGTTCATTCCAATACCATTTCCTCCCGTCAACTACAAGCACGACACCAAGATCCTTGTTCTTGCGCTGGAAAACTTGAAGGAGACCTACAACGCGAAGGGCCGGCTCAATTCGCAAGAACGAGAGGAGCTCGCGCTTATTGAACAGGCATACGACAACCCGCACGAATTTTTGGCCAACATCAAAAAGACTATTTTGACACAGCGTAATTTCAAGGAAGTCACTTTAGAAATGATGGACTACTACAGCCACATAGTTCCTGTCTATGATGTTGAGCCTTTAGAAAAAATTGTGGACGCTTATCTCGACCAGTATCTCTGGTACGAGGCAGATAAGCGTGGCCTGTTTCCGAATTGGGTCAAGCCTagcgacaacgagatcCCGCCGTTACTGGTGTACAAGTGGTGTCAGGGAATTGCCAATTTGCAGAACGTTTGGGACGTTTCCGAAGGCCAGTGCAATGTGCTTTTGCAGACGAatttgaacaagctggcTGAGAAAGTCGACTTTACGCTGCTGAACCAGCTTCTCAGACTGATCGTCGACTCTAGCATTGCGGATTACCTGACCGCCAAAAACAATGTTGGGATTACCTTTAAGGACATGAACCACGTGAACCAGTACGGCCTGATCCGTGGCCTGCAGTTCTCGTCATTCATCTTTCAATACTATGGCTTGGTTGTGGACCTTCTGCTTCTGGGGCTGGAGAGAGCGTCCGAGATAGCTGGCCCGCCTCAGCGGCCAAACGatttcttggagttcaCAGATATCCAGACACAGTGCAAGTCGCCGATAAGAATCTATTCGCGGTACGTGGACAAGGTGCATATTTTCTTCCGGTTCTCGCAAAGCGAGGcggacgagctgatccaggagTTTTTGGCAGAGAACCCAGACCCGAACTTTGAACACATTGTTGGCTACAACAACCGGCGATGCTGGCCGCGTGACTCGCGAATGAAGCTCATGCGACACGACGTCCATCTGGGACgtgctgttttctgggAGATGCAAGGCCGTGTTCCAGACTCGATTGTTTCGATAGACTGGGAAGATACGTTGGCATCAGTGTATTCCAAAGATAATGCGAATATTCTTTTCACGATGTGCGGGTTCGACGTCCGGATTATTCCTAAGGAGCGCATGTTGGAAGACACGAGCTCCAAGGAGGGGGTGTGGGACCTGTACGATGAAAATAGCAAGGAAAGTGTGGCCAAGGCGTACTTGCAAGTTTCGCAGGAGTCTGTGGAGGAATTCAATAATAGAGTGCGGCAGATATTGATGACGTCGGGCTCGGCCACGTTTACGAAAGTGGCCAGTAAATGGAACACGACGCTGCTCTCGATGTTTGCCTATTTCCGTGAGGCTGTAATTTCGACCGAGCCGCTGCTCAATGCGattgtcaagaacgagaCCCGAATCCAGACTCGGATCAAGCTTGGACTCAACTCCAAGATGCCGTCCCGGTTCCCACCAGCCGTCTTCTACACGCCTAAAGAGCTCGGCGGACTGGGCATGTTGAGTGCTTCGCATATTTTAATTCCTGCTTCCGACTTGCGCTGGTCCAAGCAGACCGACACTGGAATCACGCATTTCCGGTCTGGACTGACCCACGACGACGACCGTCTCATTCCGACAATATACAGATACATCACGACGTGGGAGaacgagtttttggactcGCAAAGGGTCTGGTCAGAGTTTGCGATTAAGCGGGCCGAGGCGGAGCAACAGCGGCGCAGACTCACCTATGAGGACCTGGAAGAAAATTGGGACCGTGGTATTCCGCGAATCAGTACTTTGTTTCAGAAAGACCGACAGACACTGGCCATTGACAAAGGGTTCCGAGTCAGAAAGGAGTTCAAGCAGTTTTCCGTGTCCCGAAACAATCCGTTCTGGTGGATATCCGACCGCCACGACGGTAAGCTGTGGAATTTAAATGCATACAGATCAGACGTTATACAGGCTCTTGGTGGAATAGAAACGATTCTGGAGCACACCTTGTTCAAAGGTACCGGATTTGAGTCCTGGGAAGGTCTTTTCTGGGAGAAAGCGTCTGGATTTGAGGATACGctcaagttcaagaaactcaCCAATGCGCAGCGTTCTGGATTGTCTCAAATCCCGAACCGTCGGTTCACGCTGTGGTGGTCACCAACCATCAATAGAGCCAACGTGTATGTTGGTTTCTTGGTCCAGCTGGACCTGACAGGTATCTTCCTCCATGGAAAGATTCCAACGTTGAAAATATCGCTTATTCAAATATTCCGTGCGCATTTGTGGCAAAAGATTCACGAGAGCATTGTCGTGGACCTTTGCCAGGTGCTGGACTCGCAGCTCGACGAATTACAAATTGACAGCGttgagaaaatggccaTCCATCCAAGAAAGTCGTACAAGATGAACTCGTCGACGGCCGATATTCTGCTCACAAGCTCTTTCCAATGGCCATGCAGCCGTCCATCGTTGCTCTTTGACACAAATGACCAGATGAACGCCGTCAAGTCAGACAAGTTCTGGCTCGATGTGCAGCTGAGATATGGAGACTACGACTCCCACGATATCTCGAGGTACGCCAGAGCCAAGTTCCTGGATTACACGAGCGATGCCACGAGCACGTATCCAAGCCCTACGGGACTGCTTATTGCCGTTGATCTGGCGTACAACATGTACGATGCGTATGGAAACTGGTTCCCGGAGCTGAAGCCGCTGATCCAGAACGCCATGAAAACTATCATGAAAATGAACCCGGCCTTGTACGTTCTCCGCGAGAGAATCCGCAAAGGACTGCAATTGTACCAGGCCCAGCCGCAGGAGGCGTTTTTGTCATCGAGTAATTACGCagagctgttcaacaacgagaacaaaCTCTTTGTGGACGACGTCAACGTGTATCGAGTGGTCACACATAGCACTTTTGAAGGCAATACTGCTGTCAAGTGTCTCAATGGAGCGCTTTTCATTCTGAACCCTAGAACAGGCCAGCTGTTCCTCAAGATCATCCACAGCTCCGCGTTCCAGGGCCAGAAGAGACGGACACAGCTGTCCAAATGGAAGTCTGCAGAGGAGGTTGCGGCTCTGGTCCGCTCGCTTCCGCGCGAAGAACAGCCCAAACAGCTCATCATCACCAGAAAGGGTATCCAGGATCCTTTGGAGGTGCACATGCTGGACTTTCCTAATATCCAAATCCGGCCCTCGGAGCTGCATCTGCCGTTCGGAGCGGCtctcaagatcgacaagctgctggacattgTCAACATGGCCAAGGAGCCGCAGATGGTACTCTTCAACATATACGACGACTGGATGAAGACTTGTTCGTCGTTCACGGCGTTCAACCGACTCGTTGTCATTATGCGTGGGCTGGAAATAAATAAGGAGCGCACAAAGCTGATTCTGCGTCCAGACTCCTCTATCGAGACCAAGCCTCACCATCTGTGGCCATCGCTCAGCGACGAACAGTGGCGCAATGTGGAAACGCAGCTGGCAGACctgattttgagcgactATGCTTCCAAATATAACGTCGACATAAACTCGCTCACCGACACAGAGATCAGAGACATCATTCTCGGACAGGACATCCGTGCTCCTTCGGCCAAACAGCAGAGTGTTGCAGACATAGAGGGTACTGCCGAGCCGGCTTCGCAGCTGACTGCGGTGAAAACAGAAACCACCAATGTTCATGGCGAAAAAATCACCACTGTCACCACCACAAACCACGAACAGGCAAAATTCGAGTCGCGGACAGACTGGCGGCTCCGCGCGATTTCCAGCGGCAGTCTCCATCTCCGTGCGAAGAAGGTTTTCGTTTCGTCGGGCGACTTTGCTGACACCGACAGCTATGCTTATGTCATGCCAAAAAACATCCTCTCCAAGTTCATCAAGATGGGAGACGTGCGGACGCAGGTTGCCGCGTACATGTTTGGGCGCTCTCCAGCCGACAATTCGCaggtgaaggagatcaTCAGCCTGGTTGTAGTTCCGCAGGTTGGCGACAACCACCGGGTGGAGCTTCCCTCCTCGC
- a CDS encoding Subunit of the anaphase-promoting complex/cyclosome (APC/C) encodes MDFDQQLQLRFALIESSKVLQSLHLYHGAKWSSEALNGLCPLTNDQKAAVFQQSQQRTPISFLPQHSQDDFLEFTEQDKLLMATSYFSFKEFDRCAHVLKDCASPRGLFLKLYALYLSGEKTKYDETGGVLGQQDGKVQNQKLTEISKELENYGKQSTREQLEDPFLLFLNGLVAAKLKDNAAAQECFYKSLTIYPFNWSCWSELIANLASFGEALNVLNKFSKNAKFMNNRLYHVMLRFFKITISQEFFQQFNELYEDLSYLLDIFPTFSYLKIQKALISYNALDYVAAENIFDDVLENDPLRLDDMDTYSNILYVMEKKSKLAFLAQFASQIDNFRPETCCILANYYSLKFDHQKAIMYYKRALALNRNCLSAWTLMGHEFVELKNSHAAIESYRRAVDTNNKDFRAWYGLGQAYEVLDMHLYSLYYYQRACALKPLDKRMWQAVGNCSEKLGEHEDSIKAYKKALSVSSEYDPVIFYKLANLYQSIKDDENAAVYMKLCLDEEVNEGVTTETTKARLWLARYELHHQNWQAAYDYASEMTHGTSHEIEEARSIAREARVNLNRNG; translated from the coding sequence ATGGACTTTGATCAACAGCTACAGCTCCGATTCGCGCTCATCGAGAGTTCCAAAGTCTTGCAGTCGCTTCATCTGTACCATGGTGCCAAATGGTCGAGCGAAGCACTCAACGGCTTGTGCCCACTCACAAACGATCAGAAAGCGGCCGTGTTTCAACAGTCACAACAAAGGACCCCTATCTCGTTTCTCCCTCAACACTCTCAGGATGACTTTCTAGAGTTCACCGAGCAAGACAAACTGTTGATGGCCACGTCATATTTCAGTTTCAAGGAGTTCGATCGCTGTGCTCATGTGCTGAAAGACTGTGCCAGTCCCCGGGGTTTATTTCTGAAACTTTACGCCCTGTATTTGAGCGGGGAGAAGACCAAATATGACGAAACGGGAGGGGTGCTCGGGCAGCAGGATGGGAAggttcaaaatcaaaaattGACGGAGATATCGAAGGAACTGGAAAATTACGGCAAGCAAAGCACAAGGGAGCAATTGGAAGACCCCTTCTTGCTTTTCCTCAATGGACTTGTTGCAGCCAAGTTAAAGGACAACGCAGCAGCCCAAGAATGTTTCTACAAGTCTCTCACTATTTATCCTTTCAACTGGTCCTGCTGGTCTGAGCTTATTGCCAATCTTGCGAGTTTTGGAGAGGCGTTGAACGTGCTTAATAAATTCTCCAAGAATGCCAAATTTATGAACAACAGGCTGTACCACGTAATGCTGcgctttttcaagatcaCCATCAGCCAggaatttttccagcagttcaATGAGCTCTACGAAGACCTATCTTATTTGCTAGACATTTTTCCTACATTTAGCTACCtgaagatccagaaagCTCTCATTTCTTATAATGCTCTCGACTAtgtcgctgctgaaaaCATATTCGATgatgttctggaaaacgaTCCGCTCAGACTAGACGACATGGACACATACTCCAACATTTTATATGtgatggaaaaaaaatccaagCTGGCGTTTTTGGCTCAGTTTGCGTCTCAAATCGACAATTTTAGGCCCGAGACATGTTGCATCCTTGCCAATTACTACTCGCTCAAGTTTGATCACCAAAAAGCCATCATGTACTATAAGAGAGCTTTGGCCCTGAACAGAAACTGTCTCAGTGCCTGGACTCTCATGGGCCACgaatttgttgaactcAAGAACTCCCACGCAGCCATTGAGAGCTATAGACGTGCCGTGGACACAAATAACAAAGATTTCCGTGCTTGGTACGGTCTTGGCCAGGCATACGAGGTGCTGGATATGCATTTGTACAGTCTTTACTACTACCAACGAGCATGTGCACTCAAGCCACTTGACAAGCGGATGTGGCAAGCGGTTGGCAACTGCAGCGAAAAATTGGGCGAGCACGAGGATTCGATCAAGGCGTATAAGAAAGCCCTATCTGTGTCGAGCGAGTACGATCCTGTGATATTTTACAAACTGGCAAACCTGTACCAGTCCATCAAAGACGATGAGAATGCTGCTGTGTACATGAAACTTTGCTTGGACGAAGAAGTCAACGAGGGAGTCACCACAGAAACTACCAAGGCTCGTCTCTGGCTAGCAAGATACGAACTGCACCATCAAAATTGGCAGGCTGCTTATGACTATGCATCTGAAATGACACACGGTACTTCGCATGAAATAGAGGAAGCCAGATCCATTGCAAGAGAAGCTCGAGTCAATCTGAACAGGAACGGATGA